A genome region from Prionailurus viverrinus isolate Anna chromosome A3, UM_Priviv_1.0, whole genome shotgun sequence includes the following:
- the PSMA7 gene encoding proteasome subunit alpha type-7 — protein sequence MSYDRAITVFSPDGHLFQVEYAQEAVKKGSTAVGVRGKDIVVLGVEKKSVAKLQDERTVRKICALDDNVCMAFAGLTADARIVINRARVECQSHRLTVEDPVTVEYITRYIASLKQRYTQSNGRRPFGISALIVGFDFDGTPRLYQTDPSGTYHAWKANAIGRGAKSVREFLEKNYTDEAIETDDLTIKLVIKALLEVVQSGGKNIELAVMRRDQPLKILNPEEIEKYVAEIEKEKEENEKKKQKKAS from the exons ATGAGCTACGACCGCGCCATCACCGTCTTCTCGCCCGACGGCCACCTTTTCCAAGTGGAGTACGCGCAGGAGGCCGTGAAGAAGGGCTCGACCGCG GTCGGTGTGCGAGGGAAGGACATCGTTGTTCTGGGCGTGGAGAAGAAATCAGTGGCCAAACTGCAGGATGAGAGAACCGTCCGCAAGATCTGCGCGTTGGATGACAACGTCTGCATGGCGTTCGCAG GGCTCACTGCGGATGCGAGGATAGTCATCAACAGGGCCCGGGTGGAGTGCCAGAGCCACCGGCTGACCGTGGAGGACCCAGTCACCGTGGAGTACATCACCCGCTACATCGCCAGTCTGAAGCAG CGCTACACGCAGAGCAATGGGCGCAGGCCGTTCGGCATCTCCGCCCTCATTGTGGGTTTCGACTTTGATGGCACCCCCAGACTCTATCAGACGGACCCCTCAGGGACGTACCATGCCTGGAAG GCTAATGCTATAGGCCGGGGCGCTAAGTCCGTGCGTGAGTTTCTGGAGAAGAATTACACCGACGAAGCCATCGAGACAGACGACCTGACCATTAAGTTGGTTATCAAGGCCCTCCTGGAA GTGGTTCAGTCTGGTGGCAAAAACATTGAATTGGCTGTCATGAGACGTGATCAACCTCTCAAG ATTTTAAATCCTGAAGAAATTGAGAAGTACGTTGCTGAaattgagaaagagaaggaggaaaacgaaaagaagaaacagaagaaagccTCATGA